The stretch of DNA GAGTCTATAGAAACCTGAATCCTCGATTGTCTTTCGGCCTCCATGCCGGATGACCAAGTCTATTAAATCTTGATTTGTGGTAACGAAAAGATTTGGAAGAATTTCTGCCGTACGCCCCTCCGGCATTTTCAAGTACATGCGATTGACCCAGCGTGTTCCTAAGAACTGCAAGATGTTGTGCGCCGACATGTATGTCCTCGTGGTAAATGGTCCTTGATTCCCTTAGTGTTAAATTGTATCCTAGGTCACAACCACATTGTGTCTTTCGACACACTTAATCCGTGTGGTTAATCAATGTCTTGAGTGGGAAGGAGGGGAAATGGCGCTCGTACGTCGAATCAGAACTGTCTTTGCAAGTATCTTTGATGGTTCCGGATACAAGAATCAGTATGGTGGAACGTAGGGTTCCGCCGGTGAGATGGGGGTGCGTGTCCACTTCTCGAGATGTGCACCCCCTCAAGGTCAAAGTGTTCCTCTGCTGGCATGAGTTGATCTCCTCGAATCTTAATCCGTTGTCCAGCTAAGGTCTGTTTTACTCAAAATAGGTCGCTGTTTCATGCGAATTTAGCTTTTTGACAACTGTATTGTTGCGTTCGTTACAGCATCGTGTTTGAGGCGGTGTTTAAACATAGGTGGACCGGTAAGAGGGTGGATACAACTCGGACAACGTTTCGTAATCGACCTGCCGGCATTCTAAGAGCAGGACTATGTGTGCCCCTTGAAATGAGTCATGGGAACGATCGCCAGTAATTCGATTCGTTCGAATTTCTAGGTATGTTGGGATCGTAATAGGTCACGCGCGATTTGATCGATGTTCGCGTCTGTTCCGGGCAGTTCCGTTCTGTAATGCTCGGGATGAAATCGTGTGTTTTGTCGTTGGAATAATGAATTCCGAAGCTGTCGTATTGCGGTGGTTTCCTGTGTGATCGATGTCTTCCGGTAGAAGCGTAGGGCGGAAAAATAACATAGTCTTCATCGGATCCTAAAACCCGAACTAGGAGTTTGTGTGACTCTTGGGCTTAGCGACGCCACGCTATTGGCCGCCTGCGCCAGGGCCGGGGCATCGTTGTCGCGAAGTGGGCGGGCGTAGAATCGTCCGCCGTTGACGTCCATAGGTTCCTTTCAGTTTCCGATCTGTTTGTAGCTGATTTTGGGCTGGTAGAGCGACTCGGGGTCGATTTTCAGGATGAACGGCGGCACGAAGAGGCTGTCACCATGAGCGCCACAAAACCGGCGAAACTGCTTGCCATGAGTCCAGCGATCGGGATGAGGCAGGACATTGAACGCCAGATTGCCGAATCGTTTTTGTAGACCAGAGGTGCGGTGGGTGTGGATCATGAGGTCGTCTGGGATATCGCGTAGCAGAGTATCGATGTCGCCCTGGTTACGGGCGTGTCCTGCGAGTTCTGCTCTACGATCAAATTCGATCAGCGGGAGATGCCTGGACTGCACTGCGCTCTTTAGTTTGCGCAGGGCATATTCACGTTCGTAATCGCCAATCAGGTAGCTGTGCCGCTCGATGTCCGTCACGACAACCAATATGCCCCATCAGAAACAGGAATAATAGACTCGAGCGGTGGAAAAACCTCGGTCTTTGATGAACACCTGCAGGCTCCCGCAGTCGCCCAGCCAGGCGAAATGTGGGTCGTAGTCAATCTGGAATAGCAGCTGCTCTGCCTCCGGGGGTGCGTCGAAATCGGTTTGAATCAGGCAAGGGAATCCGCCGATTTGGATGCCACCCTGCGCGGACTGCTCATGAATCGCTAGGTATTCTTTCCGCGCTGCATCTCTTAGGTATTCCAGGATTTCTGCACGCCCAGGCACATTGGAATCGATGTCCTCGTCCAATTGGGGGAGTTGCTGTATTACCTGCCCCGGGGTGAGACGCAGTCCGAAACAGGGGTTGAGCAACGCGCATTTCTGGAGGGTAAAGGCTATCCCGGATTCGCCATGTCTCATTGGGTAGCGCTCGGGCTGTACGTCTTCGGAGCGGAACGTGGTGCCGTCGAAAAGCAAGGGCTCGGCAGGATCGTCATAGGTAGGCCAGTAATCAATGTGGCAAAACGGGGGTCCGTAGCTGCCGTAACCCTCGGCGAACGGCAGGAAGATTTGCAGCAGGCCGGTAGTGGGGAGGTCGAGTACCTGGGGGAGCTCCCCGAGGTTGAGCTGGGCCAAAAGGTACATGTTGGCTGGCCACGGTGCGCCGATCGGGCGGTAAGGTGCACCGCCGAGCTTGGTGTCGGTCAGGCCGGCG from Corynebacterium epidermidicanis encodes:
- a CDS encoding DUF1707 SHOCT-like domain-containing protein, whose product is MTDIERHSYLIGDYEREYALRKLKSAVQSRHLPLIEFDRRAELAGHARNQGDIDTLLRDIPDDLMIHTHRTSGLQKRFGNLAFNVLPHPDRWTHGKQFRRFCGAHGDSLFVPPFILKIDPESLYQPKISYKQIGN
- a CDS encoding DUF1963 domain-containing protein, which translates into the protein MNFAQFTRPALSFEVEADFSQPELPRAGLTDTKLGGAPYRPIGAPWPANMYLLAQLNLGELPQVLDLPTTGLLQIFLPFAEGYGSYGPPFCHIDYWPTYDDPAEPLLFDGTTFRSEDVQPERYPMRHGESGIAFTLQKCALLNPCFGLRLTPGQVIQQLPQLDEDIDSNVPGRAEILEYLRDAARKEYLAIHEQSAQGGIQIGGFPCLIQTDFDAPPEAEQLLFQIDYDPHFAWLGDCGSLQVFIKDRGFSTARVYYSCF